DNA sequence from the Streptomyces sp. HUAS 15-9 genome:
AACGCCGCGGGCGACGCCGAGGAGGTGTACCGCAAGCTGGGGCACCTGGACTCCGTGCTGAACGAGATGGCGCAGCGGGCCGCCCGCTTCTATCTGATGCTCGGTGATCTGGCGCGGACCAACGACGCCCGGCCCGAGGTGTTCCTCGCGCACAAGGACGCGCTGCTCGCACACTTGCGGGAGTTTCACCGCCGAGCTCGGCCGCTACGCGCCGCTACTCGCCCAGGCGGTGCAGAAGGCCGCTGCGAGCGGTGTGGAGCGGATGGTCGAGTACGCCGCCGAGGCCGACGAGCGCCTCTTCCGCTCCCCAGCGGCGCGTCTCGACGACTGGGGGCAGCGGTGGGCTGGCATCGTGCACTGGTTCGCCGAGCGCGAGCACAGTGAGGCCGAGCGGCTGCAGGACGCGACGGTCACCGCGATCCGATCCGTGCTGGCGCTGCTGCGCCGGGTGACAGAGGCGCGACGCGGCGGGGTGAGCCGGGAGAGCCAGCTGCGACACCTGGCGCAGTGGTTCACCTCGTGCGCCGGGGACGACGACGCGCACGCGCTGTTCCAGGCGGTGTTCGGGCTCGGCGCGCCCCGCCACATCGCGGTCCGGTACGCCGACCCCGAGCTGATCGCGGGCCGTACGTCCTGGTGGGAGGCCGAACCGGTCGAACTCGCCCGCACCCTGGTGCAGTCGGGCCGTACCCCGTCCCTCAGAGGGCCCGGCCGGATCGACCGCAACGACGCCGAGCGGGCCCGGCTGCGGGCAGCGCAAGTCCAGGAGCAGGCCGAACGGCGGGGCGCTGCCGTCTCGCTGGCCCTCGACGGCGCGTACGGCCGCGTCCTGGACGAGGCCGAGACACGTGCCCTGCTCTCCCTCCTCGACGTGGCGCTCGCCGCCCGGGTGCCGGTCACCCGGGGCGTGGGCAGTGGCGCCGCCGCCTCTGGCTCCGCACACGGGGTGCGTCTAACCCCCATTCCCACGCAGCCGGGGGAGTTCTTCACCACCGTGCGTACCGTGCGCGGCGATCTGCACCTGGACGGGCTGCGTCTGGCGGTCAGCGGATGAGTACGCGGGTGGCCGAGGGCGTCTCGGCCCTCGAACTGGCCGACTACCAGAAGGCGGTGCGGCTGGTGCTGCGGCACCCGCTGATCACGCCGGTGTATCCGGATCGCACCGCCCTGGCGACCGTACGCCGCTGGGCGCAGCAGCTGCGCACCGATCTCATGGAGGTGCTCGGTTACCGGCTGATCACCACCGCGGACACCGCCCGCCTCCGGCGCGCCCAGGACCAGCTGGACGCCACCCGGCCCGCCCTCAGCCGCGCCGGGCGCCCCTTCGACCGCCGCCGCTACGCCTACCTCGCCCTCACCCTGGCCGCGCTCGGCCGGCACGGCGCTCAGGTGGCGCTCGGCGAGCTGGCGGACGCGGTGGCCGCCGACGCCGTACGCATCGAGGGTCTTGGCCTGGACACCGCCCGCAAGCACGACCGGGACGCCTTCGTCGACGCCGTCACCTGGCCGACGGATCGGCCACCTCCTGGGCCTTGGATCCCGTGCGGGGCCGAGGCGCTGTACGACATCGACCGGGAGGTCCTCACCGCCGTGCACCAGCCCACCCGGGTGCTGCAGCACGTCACCTCGGTGCGGGCGCTGCTGGACTCGGCGGGCGCGCTGAGCCTGTCCGAGGGGCGTCAGGCCCGGCGTCGCTCGGCCGCCCGGCGGGCCCGCCGGGCGGTCCTGGAGAACCCGGTCGCCTACTACGCGGACGCAGGCCCGGAGTTGACCGGCCAGCTGCGGGCGCCCGCGCTCGCCGAGGACTTGTCGCGGCTGACCGGTCTCGCCGTGGAGCGGCGTTCGGAGGGCATCGCCCTGGTGGACACCTCCGGCCGCCTGTCCGACCTGCGTTTCCCCGGCGGCGGCACGGTCGCACAGGCCGCGCTGCTGCTCGGCGCCCGGATCAGCGAGGCGGCGGCACGTCATGGGCGGCACGCCCCCGAGCTGCTGCCCGCGCCGACGGCGGCCGAACGCCTGACGGCGCGGGCCGACCGCATCGACCTGGCGCTTCCGGCGCACGGGGTGCTGGCTGAGCTCGCCGGTGCCGACGGCGAGGCCGGCCTCCGCGTGGGCGGGGTCATTGGCTAGCCGTACGGTGCGTACCGACAGGACGACTCGGGAGAGCGGCGGCAGCGCCCCTGGCGTCGACGGCCAGGACGGCGTGGAGACCCGCTACCCGCTCGTCACCACCTCCTGGCTGCGCGGCCGAATGCGGGACATCACCGCCCAGTACGGCGCGGGCTTCGCCGCCGACCTGCGCGGCGACCCCGACCGGTTGCTCGAGAAGGCCCTGGACCTGCTGAGCGCGATGTCGCTGATCGCCCGGGTGTACGGCGGTGTGCTGGCCCTGCCGCTACTCGCCCGCTACCGGGGCGTCACCGCCGAGGTGAAGACGCGGATGCCCCAGCCCAGGAACGGGCCGCCGCCCGAGGCCGCCGTCGATTCCCCGTCCCTGCCCGCTGCCGATTCCCCGCCCACGACGTGAAGGACTCCGCCGAGTGAGCGCCACGACCCCCGCCCCCCAGCCCCGGTACTTGCCCACCCGTGCCGGGATCATCAACCTGTGGGACTACCGGGACGAGGAGTTCTCCTTCGCCGGCGGCTGGCTGGTGCTGCGCGGCCCCAACGGCTCCGGCAAGACCAAGGCCCTCGAAGTGCTCTTCCCGTTCGTGCTGGACGGACGGATCGACCGCAAGCGGCTCAACCCCTTCGCCGCCGAGGACCGCACCATGAA
Encoded proteins:
- a CDS encoding DUF2397 domain-containing protein produces the protein MIWRGPTTPGPRCSSRTRTRCSHTCGSFTAELGRYAPLLAQAVQKAAASGVERMVEYAAEADERLFRSPAARLDDWGQRWAGIVHWFAEREHSEAERLQDATVTAIRSVLALLRRVTEARRGGVSRESQLRHLAQWFTSCAGDDDAHALFQAVFGLGAPRHIAVRYADPELIAGRTSWWEAEPVELARTLVQSGRTPSLRGPGRIDRNDAERARLRAAQVQEQAERRGAAVSLALDGAYGRVLDEAETRALLSLLDVALAARVPVTRGVGSGAAASGSAHGVRLTPIPTQPGEFFTTVRTVRGDLHLDGLRLAVSG
- a CDS encoding TIGR02678 family protein — its product is MSTRVAEGVSALELADYQKAVRLVLRHPLITPVYPDRTALATVRRWAQQLRTDLMEVLGYRLITTADTARLRRAQDQLDATRPALSRAGRPFDRRRYAYLALTLAALGRHGAQVALGELADAVAADAVRIEGLGLDTARKHDRDAFVDAVTWPTDRPPPGPWIPCGAEALYDIDREVLTAVHQPTRVLQHVTSVRALLDSAGALSLSEGRQARRRSAARRARRAVLENPVAYYADAGPELTGQLRAPALAEDLSRLTGLAVERRSEGIALVDTSGRLSDLRFPGGGTVAQAALLLGARISEAAARHGRHAPELLPAPTAAERLTARADRIDLALPAHGVLAELAGADGEAGLRVGGVIG
- a CDS encoding DUF2398 family protein; the protein is MRTDRTTRESGGSAPGVDGQDGVETRYPLVTTSWLRGRMRDITAQYGAGFAADLRGDPDRLLEKALDLLSAMSLIARVYGGVLALPLLARYRGVTAEVKTRMPQPRNGPPPEAAVDSPSLPAADSPPTT